In Mustela lutreola isolate mMusLut2 chromosome 1, mMusLut2.pri, whole genome shotgun sequence, one genomic interval encodes:
- the ANKRD50 gene encoding ankyrin repeat domain-containing protein 50 isoform X1 encodes MTNPWEEKVCKMAQTSLLQGKQFYCREWVFHKLQHCLQEKTNCCNSAVNTPSLVMNSGNNASVVSGKGAAWGVLLVGGPGSGKTALCTELLWPSSPASLQRGLHRQALAFHFCKAQDSDTLCVGGFIRGLVAQICRSGLLQGYEDKLRDPAVQSLLQPGECERNPAEAFKRCVLLPLLGMKPPQQSLYLLVDSVDEGCNITEGEQTSTSLSGTVAELLAGHHEFFPPWLLLLCSARKQSKAVTKMFTGFRKISLDDLRKAYIVKDVQQYILHRLDQEEALRQHLTKETAEMLNQLHIKSSGCFLYLERVLDGVVENFIMLREIRDIPGTLNGLYLWLCQRLFVRKQFAKVQPILNVILAACRPLTITELYHAVWTKNMSLTLEDFQRKLDVLSKLLVDGLGNTKILFHYSFAEWLLDVKHCTQKYLCNAAEGHRMLAMSYTCQAKNLTPLEAQEFALHLINSNLQLETAELALWMIWNGTPVRDSLSTLIPKEQEVLQLLVKAGAHVNSEDDRTSCIVRQALEREDSIRTLLDNGASVNQCDSNGRTLLANAAYSGNLDVVNLLVSRGADLEIEDAHGHTPLTLAARQGHTKVVNCLIGCGANINHTDQDGWTALRSAAWGGHTEVVSALLYAGVKVDCADADSRTALRAAAWGGHEDIVLNLLQHGAEVNKADNEGRTALIAAAYMGHREIVEHLLDHGAEVNHEDVDGRTALSVAALCVPASKGHASVVSLLIDRGAEVDHCDKDGMTPLLVAAYEGHVDVVDLLLEGGADVDHTDNNGRTPLLAAASMGHASVVNTLLFWGAAVDSIDSEGRTVLSIASAQGNVEVVRTLLDRGLDENHRDDAGWTPLHMAAFEGHRLICEALIEQGARTNEIDNDGRIPFILASQEGHYDCVQILLENKSNIDQRGYDGRNALRVAALEGHRDIVELLFSHGADVNYKDADGRPTLYILALENQLTMAEYFLENGANVEASDAEGRTALHVSCWQGHLEMVQVLITYHADVNAADNEKRSALQSAAWQGHVKVVQLLIEHGAIVDHTCNQGATALCIAAQEGHIDVVQVLLEHGADPNHADQFGRTAMRVAAKNGHSQIIKLLEKYGASSLNGCSPSPVHTMEQKPLQSVSSKMQSLTIKSNSSGSTGGGDMQPSLRGLPNGPAHAFSSPSESPDSTVDRQKSSLSNNSLKSSKNSSLRTTSSTATAQTVPIDSFHNLSFTEQIQQHSLPRSRSRQSIVSPSSTTQSLGQSHNSPSSEFEWSQVKPSLKSTKTNKGGKSENSSKSGAAGKKAKQNNSSQPKVLEYEMTQFDKRGPTAKSGTSVPPKQMPAESQCKIMVPSTQQEIGRSQQQFLIHQQSGEQKKRNGIMTNPNYHLQSNQVFLGRVSVPRTIQDRGHQEVLEGYPSSETELSLKQALKLQIEGSDPSFNYKKETPL; translated from the exons ATGACTAATCCTTGGGAAGAGAAAGTCTGCAAAATGGCTCAAACGAGTTTACTGCAGGGGAAGCAGTTTTACTGTAGGGAGTGGGTTTTCCACAAGCTTCAGCATTGCCTCCAGGAGAAAACTAACTGCTGCAATAGTGCTGTCAACACACCATCCCTTGTAATGAATTCTGGGAATAATGCTAGTGTTGTCTCTGGAAAAGGAGCTGCCTGGGGTGTGTTGTTGGTAGGAGGGCCTGGCAGTGGCAAGACAGCCCTATGTACTGAGCTGCTGTGGCCAAGTTCACCTGCAAGCTTGCAGAGAGGTTTACATCGCCAAGCTTTGGCCTTTCATTTCTGCAAAGCCCAAGACTCTGATACTTTGTGTGTTGGAGGGTTTATTAGAGGTCTAGTTGCCCAGATCTGCCGCAGTGGACTACTCCAAGGATATGAGGATAAGCTAAGGGATCCAGCAGTCCAAAGCCTCTTACAGCCTGGAGAATGTGAAAGGAACCCAGCTGAAGCGTTTAAAAG ATGTGTTCTCCTCCCTCTTTTGGGAATGAAGCCTCCCCAGCAAAGCCTCTATCTACTTGTTGATTCTGTTGATGAAGGATGTAATATCACTGAAGGTGAACAAACATCTACCAGCTTATCTGGAACTGTTGCAGAGCTTTTGGCTGGTCACCATGAGTTCTTTCCACCATGGCTATTGCTTCTGTGTTCTGCCCGAAAACAGAGTAAGGCCGTTACTAAAATGTTTACCG GTTTTCGAAAAATAAGCTTAGATGACCTTCGGAAGGCATACATTGTTAAGGATGTTCAGCAGTACATCCTTCATCGTTTAGATCAAGAAGAAGCTTTGCGACAAcacctcacaaaagaaactgcAGAGATGTTAAATCAACTGCACATTAAAAGCAGCGGATGCTTTCTTTATCTAGAGCGAGTTCTAGATGGAGTTGtagaaaattttattatgttaagagAGATTCGTGACATCCCAGGAACTCTAAATGGTCTCTATCTCTGGCTGTGTCAGAGACTTTTTGTAAGGAAACAGTTTGCAAAAGTTCAGCCCATTTTGAATGTGATTCTTGCAGCCTGCCGGCCTTTGACCATAACAGAATTATATCATGCAGTATGGACTAAAAATATGTCATTAACCTTGGAAGACTTTCAACGTAAGTTAGATGTCCTCTCCAAACTTCTTGTTGATGGACTAGGAAATACTAAAATACTGTTCCATTATAGTTTTGCAGAGTGGCTTCTGGATGTGAAACACTGCACTCAGAAGTATTTATGTAATGCAGCAGAAGGACACAGAATGTTGGCTATGAGTTATACCTGTCAAGCCAAGAATTTAACACCATTGGAAGCACAAGAATTTGCATTGCATTTAATTAATTCAAACTTACAATTAGAGACAGCTGAGTTAGCTCTCTGGATGATATGGAATGGTACACCTGTCAGAGATTCCCTGTCTACTTTAATACCCAAGGAACAAGAAGTGCTACAGCTGTTGGTTAAAGCTGGTGCTCACGTTAACAGTGAAGATGATCGCACGTCGTGCATAGTCCGACAAGCCTTGGAAAGAGAGGATTCCATTCGGACATTATTAGATAATGGAGCTTCAGTAAATCAGTGTGACTCAAATGGGAGAACATTATTGGCTAATGCTGCATACAGTGGCAATCTTGATGTAGTGAATTTACTTGTCTCCAGGGGAGCAGATTTAGAGATTGAAGATGCCCATGGACATACACCACTTACCCTAGCTGCTAGACAAGGACATACCAAGGTGGTTAATTGTTtgattgggtgtggtgcaaatatTAATCATACTGATCAAGATGGTTGGACAGCATTAAGATCTGCTGCTTGGGGTGGCCATACCGAGGTAGTTTCTGCACTACTTTATGCAGGTGTAAAAGTGGATTGTGCAGATGCTGATAGCCGAACAGCTTTGAGAGCAGCAGCTTGGGGAGGACATGAGGATATTGTACTGAATTTGCTACAACATGGTGCTGAAGTCAACAAAGCTGATAATGAAGGTCGAACTGCACTGATAGCAGCAGCATACATGGGCCATAGAGAAATTGTGGAACACCTCCTGGACCACGGAGCAGAAGTGAATCATGAGGATGTTGATGGCAGGACTGCGCTCTCTGTAGCTGCTCTTTGTGTGCCTGCAAGTAAAGGACATGCATCAGTTGTTAGTCTTTTAATTGATCGAGGTGCTGAAGTAGATCATTGTGATAAAGATGGCATGACTCCACTGCTGGTCGCTGCCTATGAAGGACACGTTGATGTGGTTGACTTGCTTCTAGAAGGGGGAGCAGATGTAGACCACACAGATAACAATGGTCGTACACCCCTCTTAGCAGCAGCTTCTATGGGCCATGCCTCCGTTGTAAACACGCTTTTGTTTTGGGGTGCAGCTGTGGATAGCATCGATAGTGAAGGTAGAACAGTCCTCAGCATAGCTTCAGCCCAAGGAAATGTTGAGGTAGTACGTACTCTACTGGACAGAGGGTTAGATGAAAATCACAGAGATGATGCTGGATGGACACCTTTGCATATGGCAGCTTTTGAAGGTCACAGGTTAATATGTGAAGCACTTATTGAACAAGGTGCTAGAACAAACGAGATTGATAATGATGGACGAATACCTTTCATATTAGCTTCGCAAGAGGGTCATTATGATTGTGTTCAAATACTATTGGAAAATAAATCCAACATTGATCAGAGAGGTTATGATGGAAGAAATGCACTGCGGGTTGCTGCATTAGAAGGGCATAGAGACATTGTTGAATTGCTTTTTAGCCATGGAGCTGATGTTAATTACAAAGATGCTGATGGGAGGCCTACGCTTTATATTTTGGCCTTAGAAAACCAACTTACAATGGCTGAGTATTTTCTAGAAAATGGTGCAAATGTAGAAGCAAGTGATGCTGAAGGAAGGACAGCACTTCACGTTTCCTGCTGGCAAGGCCATTTGGAAATGGTACAGGTTCTGATAACCTACCATGCTGACGTCAATGCCGCAGATAACGAAAAACGATCTGCTTTGCAGTCTGCAGCGTGGCAGGGTCATGTAAAAGTGGTTCAGCTTCTAATCGAGCATGGTGCCATAGTTGACCATACATGTAATCAGGGTGCAACTGCTCTCTGTATTGCAGCCCAGGAAGGGCACATTGATGTTGTGCAGGTTTTATTAGAGCACGGTGCTGATCCAAACCACGCGGATCAATTTGGACGCACTGCTATGCGTGTTGCTGCCAAAAATGGAcattctcaaataattaaattattagaaaaatatggTGCATCTAGTTTGAACGGCTGTTCCCCATCTCCTGTGCATACAATGGAGCAAAAACCTCTGCAGTCGGTGTCTTCAAAAATGCAGTCATTAACAATTAAATCAAATAGCTCTGGCAGTACTGGTGGAGGGGACATGCAGCCTTCGTTGCGTGGTTTACCTAATGGGCCAGCTCATGCATTCAGTTCTCCTTCAGAATCTCCAGATTCTACAGTCGATCGTCAGAAGTCGTCGTTGTCAAACAATTCCCTGAAAAGCTCAAAAAATTCATCTTTGAGAACTACATCATCTACGGCAACGGCTCAAACAGTGCCAATTGATAGCTTTCATAACCTGTCCTTTACAGAACAAATTCAACAACATTCGTTGCCACGCAGTAGAAGTCGACAGTCAATTGTTTCCCCGTCTTCCACAACGCAGTCCTTGGGACAGAGCCATAATTCACCAAGTAGTGAATTTGAGTGGAGTCAGGTAAAGCCCAGTTTGAAGTcgactaaaacaaacaaaggggGGAAATCAGAAAATTCCAGTAAATCTGGGGCAGCTGGGAAAAAAGCTAAACAAAATAATTCTTCACAGCCAAAGGTTTTAGAATATGAGATGACTCAGTTCGATAAAAGAGGGCCTACTGCCAAATCGGGGACGAGTGTGCCACCTAAGCAAATGCCCGCAGAATCGCAGTGCAAAATTATGGTACCTTCGACTCAGCAAGAAATTGGTCGATCTCAACAGCAATTTCTTATTCATCAACAAAGTGgggagcagaaaaagagaaatgggatAATGACCAATCCGAATTACCATCTTCAGAGCAACCAGGTTTTTCTTGGTAGGGTGTCAGTCCCGCGGACAATACAAGACAGGGGGCATCAGGAAGTGTTAGAAGGGTATCCTTCCTCCGAGACGGAATTAAGCCTTAAACAAGCCCTGAAGCTTCAGATTGAGGGTTCTGACCCTAGCTTCAACTATAAAAAGGAAACGCCGTTATAA
- the ANKRD50 gene encoding ankyrin repeat domain-containing protein 50 isoform X2 codes for MKPPQQSLYLLVDSVDEGCNITEGEQTSTSLSGTVAELLAGHHEFFPPWLLLLCSARKQSKAVTKMFTGFRKISLDDLRKAYIVKDVQQYILHRLDQEEALRQHLTKETAEMLNQLHIKSSGCFLYLERVLDGVVENFIMLREIRDIPGTLNGLYLWLCQRLFVRKQFAKVQPILNVILAACRPLTITELYHAVWTKNMSLTLEDFQRKLDVLSKLLVDGLGNTKILFHYSFAEWLLDVKHCTQKYLCNAAEGHRMLAMSYTCQAKNLTPLEAQEFALHLINSNLQLETAELALWMIWNGTPVRDSLSTLIPKEQEVLQLLVKAGAHVNSEDDRTSCIVRQALEREDSIRTLLDNGASVNQCDSNGRTLLANAAYSGNLDVVNLLVSRGADLEIEDAHGHTPLTLAARQGHTKVVNCLIGCGANINHTDQDGWTALRSAAWGGHTEVVSALLYAGVKVDCADADSRTALRAAAWGGHEDIVLNLLQHGAEVNKADNEGRTALIAAAYMGHREIVEHLLDHGAEVNHEDVDGRTALSVAALCVPASKGHASVVSLLIDRGAEVDHCDKDGMTPLLVAAYEGHVDVVDLLLEGGADVDHTDNNGRTPLLAAASMGHASVVNTLLFWGAAVDSIDSEGRTVLSIASAQGNVEVVRTLLDRGLDENHRDDAGWTPLHMAAFEGHRLICEALIEQGARTNEIDNDGRIPFILASQEGHYDCVQILLENKSNIDQRGYDGRNALRVAALEGHRDIVELLFSHGADVNYKDADGRPTLYILALENQLTMAEYFLENGANVEASDAEGRTALHVSCWQGHLEMVQVLITYHADVNAADNEKRSALQSAAWQGHVKVVQLLIEHGAIVDHTCNQGATALCIAAQEGHIDVVQVLLEHGADPNHADQFGRTAMRVAAKNGHSQIIKLLEKYGASSLNGCSPSPVHTMEQKPLQSVSSKMQSLTIKSNSSGSTGGGDMQPSLRGLPNGPAHAFSSPSESPDSTVDRQKSSLSNNSLKSSKNSSLRTTSSTATAQTVPIDSFHNLSFTEQIQQHSLPRSRSRQSIVSPSSTTQSLGQSHNSPSSEFEWSQVKPSLKSTKTNKGGKSENSSKSGAAGKKAKQNNSSQPKVLEYEMTQFDKRGPTAKSGTSVPPKQMPAESQCKIMVPSTQQEIGRSQQQFLIHQQSGEQKKRNGIMTNPNYHLQSNQVFLGRVSVPRTIQDRGHQEVLEGYPSSETELSLKQALKLQIEGSDPSFNYKKETPL; via the exons ATGAAGCCTCCCCAGCAAAGCCTCTATCTACTTGTTGATTCTGTTGATGAAGGATGTAATATCACTGAAGGTGAACAAACATCTACCAGCTTATCTGGAACTGTTGCAGAGCTTTTGGCTGGTCACCATGAGTTCTTTCCACCATGGCTATTGCTTCTGTGTTCTGCCCGAAAACAGAGTAAGGCCGTTACTAAAATGTTTACCG GTTTTCGAAAAATAAGCTTAGATGACCTTCGGAAGGCATACATTGTTAAGGATGTTCAGCAGTACATCCTTCATCGTTTAGATCAAGAAGAAGCTTTGCGACAAcacctcacaaaagaaactgcAGAGATGTTAAATCAACTGCACATTAAAAGCAGCGGATGCTTTCTTTATCTAGAGCGAGTTCTAGATGGAGTTGtagaaaattttattatgttaagagAGATTCGTGACATCCCAGGAACTCTAAATGGTCTCTATCTCTGGCTGTGTCAGAGACTTTTTGTAAGGAAACAGTTTGCAAAAGTTCAGCCCATTTTGAATGTGATTCTTGCAGCCTGCCGGCCTTTGACCATAACAGAATTATATCATGCAGTATGGACTAAAAATATGTCATTAACCTTGGAAGACTTTCAACGTAAGTTAGATGTCCTCTCCAAACTTCTTGTTGATGGACTAGGAAATACTAAAATACTGTTCCATTATAGTTTTGCAGAGTGGCTTCTGGATGTGAAACACTGCACTCAGAAGTATTTATGTAATGCAGCAGAAGGACACAGAATGTTGGCTATGAGTTATACCTGTCAAGCCAAGAATTTAACACCATTGGAAGCACAAGAATTTGCATTGCATTTAATTAATTCAAACTTACAATTAGAGACAGCTGAGTTAGCTCTCTGGATGATATGGAATGGTACACCTGTCAGAGATTCCCTGTCTACTTTAATACCCAAGGAACAAGAAGTGCTACAGCTGTTGGTTAAAGCTGGTGCTCACGTTAACAGTGAAGATGATCGCACGTCGTGCATAGTCCGACAAGCCTTGGAAAGAGAGGATTCCATTCGGACATTATTAGATAATGGAGCTTCAGTAAATCAGTGTGACTCAAATGGGAGAACATTATTGGCTAATGCTGCATACAGTGGCAATCTTGATGTAGTGAATTTACTTGTCTCCAGGGGAGCAGATTTAGAGATTGAAGATGCCCATGGACATACACCACTTACCCTAGCTGCTAGACAAGGACATACCAAGGTGGTTAATTGTTtgattgggtgtggtgcaaatatTAATCATACTGATCAAGATGGTTGGACAGCATTAAGATCTGCTGCTTGGGGTGGCCATACCGAGGTAGTTTCTGCACTACTTTATGCAGGTGTAAAAGTGGATTGTGCAGATGCTGATAGCCGAACAGCTTTGAGAGCAGCAGCTTGGGGAGGACATGAGGATATTGTACTGAATTTGCTACAACATGGTGCTGAAGTCAACAAAGCTGATAATGAAGGTCGAACTGCACTGATAGCAGCAGCATACATGGGCCATAGAGAAATTGTGGAACACCTCCTGGACCACGGAGCAGAAGTGAATCATGAGGATGTTGATGGCAGGACTGCGCTCTCTGTAGCTGCTCTTTGTGTGCCTGCAAGTAAAGGACATGCATCAGTTGTTAGTCTTTTAATTGATCGAGGTGCTGAAGTAGATCATTGTGATAAAGATGGCATGACTCCACTGCTGGTCGCTGCCTATGAAGGACACGTTGATGTGGTTGACTTGCTTCTAGAAGGGGGAGCAGATGTAGACCACACAGATAACAATGGTCGTACACCCCTCTTAGCAGCAGCTTCTATGGGCCATGCCTCCGTTGTAAACACGCTTTTGTTTTGGGGTGCAGCTGTGGATAGCATCGATAGTGAAGGTAGAACAGTCCTCAGCATAGCTTCAGCCCAAGGAAATGTTGAGGTAGTACGTACTCTACTGGACAGAGGGTTAGATGAAAATCACAGAGATGATGCTGGATGGACACCTTTGCATATGGCAGCTTTTGAAGGTCACAGGTTAATATGTGAAGCACTTATTGAACAAGGTGCTAGAACAAACGAGATTGATAATGATGGACGAATACCTTTCATATTAGCTTCGCAAGAGGGTCATTATGATTGTGTTCAAATACTATTGGAAAATAAATCCAACATTGATCAGAGAGGTTATGATGGAAGAAATGCACTGCGGGTTGCTGCATTAGAAGGGCATAGAGACATTGTTGAATTGCTTTTTAGCCATGGAGCTGATGTTAATTACAAAGATGCTGATGGGAGGCCTACGCTTTATATTTTGGCCTTAGAAAACCAACTTACAATGGCTGAGTATTTTCTAGAAAATGGTGCAAATGTAGAAGCAAGTGATGCTGAAGGAAGGACAGCACTTCACGTTTCCTGCTGGCAAGGCCATTTGGAAATGGTACAGGTTCTGATAACCTACCATGCTGACGTCAATGCCGCAGATAACGAAAAACGATCTGCTTTGCAGTCTGCAGCGTGGCAGGGTCATGTAAAAGTGGTTCAGCTTCTAATCGAGCATGGTGCCATAGTTGACCATACATGTAATCAGGGTGCAACTGCTCTCTGTATTGCAGCCCAGGAAGGGCACATTGATGTTGTGCAGGTTTTATTAGAGCACGGTGCTGATCCAAACCACGCGGATCAATTTGGACGCACTGCTATGCGTGTTGCTGCCAAAAATGGAcattctcaaataattaaattattagaaaaatatggTGCATCTAGTTTGAACGGCTGTTCCCCATCTCCTGTGCATACAATGGAGCAAAAACCTCTGCAGTCGGTGTCTTCAAAAATGCAGTCATTAACAATTAAATCAAATAGCTCTGGCAGTACTGGTGGAGGGGACATGCAGCCTTCGTTGCGTGGTTTACCTAATGGGCCAGCTCATGCATTCAGTTCTCCTTCAGAATCTCCAGATTCTACAGTCGATCGTCAGAAGTCGTCGTTGTCAAACAATTCCCTGAAAAGCTCAAAAAATTCATCTTTGAGAACTACATCATCTACGGCAACGGCTCAAACAGTGCCAATTGATAGCTTTCATAACCTGTCCTTTACAGAACAAATTCAACAACATTCGTTGCCACGCAGTAGAAGTCGACAGTCAATTGTTTCCCCGTCTTCCACAACGCAGTCCTTGGGACAGAGCCATAATTCACCAAGTAGTGAATTTGAGTGGAGTCAGGTAAAGCCCAGTTTGAAGTcgactaaaacaaacaaaggggGGAAATCAGAAAATTCCAGTAAATCTGGGGCAGCTGGGAAAAAAGCTAAACAAAATAATTCTTCACAGCCAAAGGTTTTAGAATATGAGATGACTCAGTTCGATAAAAGAGGGCCTACTGCCAAATCGGGGACGAGTGTGCCACCTAAGCAAATGCCCGCAGAATCGCAGTGCAAAATTATGGTACCTTCGACTCAGCAAGAAATTGGTCGATCTCAACAGCAATTTCTTATTCATCAACAAAGTGgggagcagaaaaagagaaatgggatAATGACCAATCCGAATTACCATCTTCAGAGCAACCAGGTTTTTCTTGGTAGGGTGTCAGTCCCGCGGACAATACAAGACAGGGGGCATCAGGAAGTGTTAGAAGGGTATCCTTCCTCCGAGACGGAATTAAGCCTTAAACAAGCCCTGAAGCTTCAGATTGAGGGTTCTGACCCTAGCTTCAACTATAAAAAGGAAACGCCGTTATAA